The DNA sequence TGGGCGCCCTGCGCGGCCTGCCGCTGGAAGAAGGGCGGCGGCGCGGGCGCGAACTGATGGAGCAGCATGGCTTGGGCTATGCGGTGGAGCGCCAGATCCGCCAGCTTTCGAAGGGCATGGCGCAAACCGTGCAGTTGCTCGGCACGCTGGTTCACGATCCCCGGCTGGTGGTGCTGGATGAACCCTTCTCCGGCCTCGATGCCATCAACCAGGGCAAGCTGGAGCGGCTGATTCGCTCGCTGGCCGACAAGGGGACCACCGTCATCTTCTCCACCCATGTCATCGCCCATGCGGAGCGGCTGTGCGAACAGGTGGCGATCATCGCCGGCGGGAAGGTGCCCTTCGCGGGGGCGGTGGACGTGGCGCGCGATCGCATTCCGGCACAGGTGCGGCTGGAGACCAAGCGCCGCGAAGGCGGGTGGACCCGTATCCTTCCGCCCGACACGCGGCAGGAGGGGGCCTTCTGGTATTTTCCCCTGCCGGAAAGCGGCGTGGAGCCGCTGTTGCGCGCCCTGATCGACGGCGAAGCGGGCATTCTTTCCCTCTCCATCGAGCGGGCCGGCCTGCACGATGCCTTCGTCGCCATCGCCGGCGAAGCGGCGGCCCGAGCGCTCGAAGCGGGTCCGGAAAGCGAGGCGGCGCCATGAACGGCGCACGGCGGCTTTCCATGGTGCAGGCGGCACTCGTGGTCGCGCGGCGGGACTTTGGCGCGATCCTGTTCAGCCGTGCCTTCTTCTTCTTTCTGCTCGGCCCCCTGTTCCCGGTGCTGGTGGGCGGCCTTGCCGGCTCCATCGGGCAGCGGGTGGAAAGCCGCGCCGCGCCGCCCGAGATCGGCATCGCCATGCAGGCGGGCGATGTCGACACTCTGCTGGCGGCACATGCCGCACTGGCGCGCGAACTCGGGCCCAATCTTCCCGAGATGACGGCCCTGAAAAGGCTCAAGCCCGGCGAAACCTTCGATGCCCGGGCGGTGCTCGAAGCGGGCACCGGCAGTCTGGCGGCCGTCGTCACGGGTACGCCGGCGCATCCGGTGCTCACTGCCACGGCGGAGCGGCTGGAGTTCTGGCGCGGCCCGGTGTCGCTCGTGGCCGCCACCGCAACCCAAGGCATCCCTGCCGCCTATCCGCAGGTGACGCTGAACGAGGTGAAGACCAGCGGCGCGAGCGAGACGCGCGCCCGCCTCCGCACCGCACAAGCCGGGCAGTTGATCCTGTTCCTGCTGATCATGCTGCTGGCCGGCATGGTCCTCTCCAACCTGGTCGAGGAGAAGGCGAACAAGGTGATCGAGATCCTCGCCGCGGCCATCCCGATGGACGCTGTGTTCCTTGGCAAGCTCTTCGCTATGCTGGCGGTGTCGCTGGTGGGCATCGCCGTGTGGGGCTCGGTGATCGGCGGGCTGATATTCGTGTCCGACGCGGGAGGGCAGAGCCTGGGACCGATCGACCTGCAGAACCTGCCGGCACCGGGGGTCGGCTGGCCGATGTTCTTCCTGCTTGGCGTCATCTATTTCGCCATGGGCTATCTGCTGCTGGGTTCCGTATTCCTCGCGATCGGTTCGCTGGCCTCCACTGTCCGCGAAGTGCAGACCCTCTCCATGCCCGTCACCATGATGCAGGTCCTGCTGTTCTTCTTCGCCAATCTCGCCATGTCGCAGCCGGGTGAACCGATCGAATGGGTGGCGATCGCCTTTCCCTTCAGTTCGCCCTTCGCCATGCTCGCTCGTGCGGCGCAGAGCGAAGCGCTGTGGCCGCATTTCGTCGCACTGGCGTGGCAATTGTTGTGGGTGACGATCTTCATCCGCGCCGGCGCGGCGCTGTTCCGCACACGCGTGATGAAATCCGGACCGCAGGGCGTGAAGCGCAGCCGCGGCCTGCAATCCCTGATCGCTACTGCGTTCAGGCCTGGTTCTGACAGGAGCAGCTAGGAGATCACCATGTCACGACTCACCAGCACCCGCCGCAGCGCGCTGGCCTGGCTCGGCGCAGGCATCGCGGTCCCCGCCCTCGCGGCGTGCGGATCGCCGGCCGCGGCGAAGAGCTTCCCCCTTTCCCTCAGCGAAGACGCCTGGCGCAAGAAGCTGACGAAGGCGCAGTTTTCCGTGCTGCGGGAGGAAGCGACCGAGCGTCCCTATTCCTCCCCGCTCAATGACGAGCATCGCAAGGGCACCTTCCTGTGCGCAGGCTGCGACCATCCGCTGTTTTCCAGCGCCACGAAGTTCGACAGCGGCACGGGCTGGCCCAGCTTCTACCAGCCGCTCAAGGGTGCGGTGGGCACCTCCACCGACTACAAGCTCGCCTATCCGCGCAAGGAAGTGCATTGCGCCAATTGCGGCGGACACCTCGGCCATGTCTTCAATGACGGGCCGAAGCCCACGGGCCTGCGCTATTGCATGAACGGCGTGGCGATGAAGTTCCGCCCCGCCTGAGGCAGGCCGAGGCCTTCCTCAGGCATTCAGCTGCAGCGCAGCCGTCAGTCGGGCCAGTTCACCGAATTGGAACGTATCCTCGAAGATCAGCCCATACTGCTGCGGTCCCCGCCAGCGGACCTTTGCGGCGATCGTGGGCAGGCCGCGCGCCGACAGGCGCAGGCGCTGGTCGATGGAAAGATGTTCGCTGCAGCTCACCAGGGCGCCCTGCTGCGAGATGTTGTGCATCCGCGCTGTGAGGGTGCGTTCGCCCATCTGAAGCATCACCGGGACTTCGAGGTTCACGCGAATCGAACGCTTGCTGAAGCGGCTGGGGCTGCCGATAATCCGTTCGATGTCCACCGGATCGGCAAAGCGGAAGCCGGCCTTGTCGGGCTCTTCCCACACGCGCTCCAGCCGGTGGCGATCGCCGTTCGACATCTCCAGCGTCAATTCGCAGTCGGCGGGGAGCGGGCAGAACAGCCGCACGCTCACACCGGTCTCGGACACGTCCCGCACCACGCACAGGTACTCGCCCGCATCGCAGGTGAGCTTCGCCGCCCGAATCAGCAAGGTGAAGCGGGGAGCTGCGCGCTGCTCGGCCTCGCTGCCGCTCACCGCGGCAGCTCCGCTCGTCATTTCTTGCCGCGATACGTCGGACATGTGTCCTCCGACAGTTGAATTGCAGTCACCGGGCCGGAACCTCAAAGCTAAGCGCGCAGACTATACCCAAATCTGGCATATCCATGCCTGCCAATGCCTAATTTCGTGTTAAAACCCACAGTTTTGTACGTCATCCGAAGCGGAAGCCGTGTGGCCCAAGCCTGCCGCGGGAATTGACCGGCCGGCGACCCTGCTCATTTCTGTAATGCGCAAGGCTCCCAGCCCCCTCATCCGCCAACTCCCGCAGGATCTGGCGGCGTTCGCCGCTCTGCGGCCGGGCGAGGCTGGCGCGCAGCAGGTCTTCCACCACGATCGGGCGCTCGACCGCGGCACCGAACCGGTCATGCCGGGTCCACACGACCCGGGCATGGATCGTGAAGCTGCCACAGCGCACTTCAACACGTTCACCCGGCTCCAGCGCGTGGCGGCACAGGCCCACGATGCCGTGCGTCGAAACATTGCCGATGGTCATATCGCACCAGTCGCCGCGGCTCTTGAGCCGCGCACCCAGCCAAACAGTCTGCCGCTTCTCGCGTGACGGATACACCGACATGCGCATCTCCCCCTCTTAGGTCGCGGGCAATTATGACCGGGGGCGGAGAACACTCCATTGCCTGGGGGATAGGGAATCCTGCCCAAGCAGAAATCCTGAGGGGGGATAAGGGGATGGACGCTGGTGCGGGCGGCGGGACTCGAACCCGCACGAGCAAAGCTCAGGGGATTTTAAGTCCCCGGCGTCTACCATTCCGCCACGCCCGCCAGTGCCGCCCTGCTAGCGCGAGGCAGCACGGCTGACCAGTAAGAGCGGCAGACGAAAGAAAGGATTGGGGGCCACACGGCAGGCAATCCCCACCTTAGTGGCCCCCGTTAAACATCAGAACCCGGCGCTGAGCGAGAACACCACCTGCGCATCGGCGATGCTCGAGCCGTCCTTGGTGGAAGAGAAGTTCGGCAGCAGATAGGCCGATTCCGCGCGCGAGATGCTCGTGTCCACATAGCTGACGCCCAGCGTCAACGGCCCGACCGCCACATCGGCGCCCAGCGACCAGTCAAAGTAGTCGCCCGTGGGCGCGACGCTGGTGCCATTGGGGCCGAGCCCCGGATTGCCGTCGGAATAGCCGAGGTGCGCCTTCAGCGTCAGCGGCGTGTTCGGCAGGCCGGCGCTGGCGTCGGTCCACAGATAGAGGTTGTCCTCTTTCTGCCCGTTGCTCTGCGGCGTGTTGGAGACATTGGCGAGCGCCTCCTGCTTTGGCGCATAGGCCACGCCAACCAGCATGTTGGCCGGGCCGAACTGCCCCGACAGCTTGGCGAAGAGCTCCGCGAAGTCGGTCGTGTCCGCGCCGCCCGGATACATGAACCAGGTCAGGCCCACATCCGCAGTCACGCCGTCCGCGACCTCAACGGCATAGCCGCCGAAGATATCGAGTTCCATGTTGGAGCCGCCGAACGTGCCCCAGCCGGAGAGGTTGGAAGCCCAGGTGCCGACATACAGTCCGCTGTCGTGGCCCACGGTGATGCCGCCCTGGATCGCCGCTTCCTTGTCGGTCTGGGAGACACCGCGGAAGCGATAATCGCTGACAAGGGCCACGGAACCGGAAACGGAAAGAGACTCCGCGGCATCCTGTGCCATGGCAGGCGATGCGGCGAGAAGGCCAGCAAGGCCTGCGAGATAACGGATTTTCATAGTGGAACGCCCTCACTTATGTGGTTTCGCGTTCCATCCTGCGGTCGCCACCCCGCAGCCGCTCCATGGCAGCTCCGTATCGCAACGACAGCAGGGAAATAGCCCGGCGATTTTTCCGGGCTGCTTCTGGATTGTTACGAAGTATTTCTGAGCTGTTCGGAAGGGCGTCGTGTGGCGGGCGGGCCACAGTGCGCCTCGCTGCCGAGTTTTTCCTCCCGCTCCGCGGCAGGCGTTACTCCGCCGCGGCGTTCAGCCGTTCGCGGATTTCCTTGCCCGGCTTGAAGTAGGGCACCCGCTTGGACGGCACATCCACCGCTTCGCCCGTGCGCGGGTTGCGGCCGGTGCGGCCGTCGCGCTCGCGCGTGGAGAAAGTGCCGAAACCGCGCAGTTCCACCCGCCCGCCATCGGCGAGGCGTGCGGC is a window from the Altererythrobacter sp. B11 genome containing:
- the msrB gene encoding peptide-methionine (R)-S-oxide reductase MsrB, with protein sequence MSRLTSTRRSALAWLGAGIAVPALAACGSPAAAKSFPLSLSEDAWRKKLTKAQFSVLREEATERPYSSPLNDEHRKGTFLCAGCDHPLFSSATKFDSGTGWPSFYQPLKGAVGTSTDYKLAYPRKEVHCANCGGHLGHVFNDGPKPTGLRYCMNGVAMKFRPA
- a CDS encoding integration host factor subunit beta, giving the protein MIRSELLQALATDNPELRPEEIEQVVDIFFDEIAARLADGGRVELRGFGTFSTRERDGRTGRNPRTGEAVDVPSKRVPYFKPGKEIRERLNAAAE
- a CDS encoding PilZ domain-containing protein — translated: MSDVSRQEMTSGAAAVSGSEAEQRAAPRFTLLIRAAKLTCDAGEYLCVVRDVSETGVSVRLFCPLPADCELTLEMSNGDRHRLERVWEEPDKAGFRFADPVDIERIIGSPSRFSKRSIRVNLEVPVMLQMGERTLTARMHNISQQGALVSCSEHLSIDQRLRLSARGLPTIAAKVRWRGPQQYGLIFEDTFQFGELARLTAALQLNA
- a CDS encoding ABC transporter permease, with translation MNGARRLSMVQAALVVARRDFGAILFSRAFFFFLLGPLFPVLVGGLAGSIGQRVESRAAPPEIGIAMQAGDVDTLLAAHAALARELGPNLPEMTALKRLKPGETFDARAVLEAGTGSLAAVVTGTPAHPVLTATAERLEFWRGPVSLVAATATQGIPAAYPQVTLNEVKTSGASETRARLRTAQAGQLILFLLIMLLAGMVLSNLVEEKANKVIEILAAAIPMDAVFLGKLFAMLAVSLVGIAVWGSVIGGLIFVSDAGGQSLGPIDLQNLPAPGVGWPMFFLLGVIYFAMGYLLLGSVFLAIGSLASTVREVQTLSMPVTMMQVLLFFFANLAMSQPGEPIEWVAIAFPFSSPFAMLARAAQSEALWPHFVALAWQLLWVTIFIRAGAALFRTRVMKSGPQGVKRSRGLQSLIATAFRPGSDRSS
- a CDS encoding TorF family putative porin; translation: MKIRYLAGLAGLLAASPAMAQDAAESLSVSGSVALVSDYRFRGVSQTDKEAAIQGGITVGHDSGLYVGTWASNLSGWGTFGGSNMELDIFGGYAVEVADGVTADVGLTWFMYPGGADTTDFAELFAKLSGQFGPANMLVGVAYAPKQEALANVSNTPQSNGQKEDNLYLWTDASAGLPNTPLTLKAHLGYSDGNPGLGPNGTSVAPTGDYFDWSLGADVAVGPLTLGVSYVDTSISRAESAYLLPNFSSTKDGSSIADAQVVFSLSAGF
- a CDS encoding ABC transporter ATP-binding protein translates to MADNGRAPRRSSLAIEARGLVKRFDGTLAVDGVDLSVPEGAIYGILGPNGAGKTTTLRMLLGIIDPDAGTRRVLGEANPREVARLIGYLPEERGLYPAMKTYDAIAFMGALRGLPLEEGRRRGRELMEQHGLGYAVERQIRQLSKGMAQTVQLLGTLVHDPRLVVLDEPFSGLDAINQGKLERLIRSLADKGTTVIFSTHVIAHAERLCEQVAIIAGGKVPFAGAVDVARDRIPAQVRLETKRREGGWTRILPPDTRQEGAFWYFPLPESGVEPLLRALIDGEAGILSLSIERAGLHDAFVAIAGEAAARALEAGPESEAAP